In Streptomyces sp. NBC_01426, one genomic interval encodes:
- a CDS encoding organic hydroperoxide resistance protein, whose protein sequence is MDALYTAVATANGREGRAVSSDGQIDLALAMPPALGGNGQGTNPEQLFAAGYAACFASALGLVGRQAKVDTSEVSVTAETSIGKDTDGGFALAVTLRVELPESLAGATGAQLVEQAHQVCPYSKATRGNIPVELVVE, encoded by the coding sequence ATGGACGCGCTGTACACCGCTGTCGCCACCGCCAACGGCCGCGAGGGCCGCGCCGTCAGCTCCGACGGCCAGATCGACCTCGCGCTGGCCATGCCCCCGGCGCTCGGTGGCAACGGCCAGGGCACCAACCCCGAGCAGCTCTTCGCCGCCGGCTACGCCGCCTGCTTCGCCAGCGCGCTCGGCCTCGTCGGCCGCCAGGCCAAGGTCGACACCAGTGAGGTGTCCGTGACCGCGGAGACCTCCATCGGCAAGGACACCGACGGCGGCTTCGCACTCGCCGTCACCCTGCGCGTCGAACTCCCCGAGTCCCTCGCCGGCGCCACCGGCGCCCAGCTGGTCGAGCAGGCCCACCAGGTCTGCCCCTACTCCAAGGCCACCCGCGGCAACATCCCCGTCGAGCTCGTCGTCGAATAG